Proteins encoded together in one Centropristis striata isolate RG_2023a ecotype Rhode Island chromosome 6, C.striata_1.0, whole genome shotgun sequence window:
- the ptpn5 gene encoding tyrosine-protein phosphatase non-receptor type 5 encodes MTRRLSSTARSHTEDSIFLRPDEDPVWLDEPTKTDKLADGAPKKDRLPKCTDGPAKGQSPQGEEVFMHKVYALVIEIHCWAALFIFSQVTGYWVFFVVEGNGPLSSIYKALQVIDFYLSFILPCHPIFGTDSMVLMREVVNTKEHNWIVHGTAGIGVAICVIMVVHMVCKWRYGTQLWSSGTVVRDLGDRRQSVSRQPSFTLSEWTDAQEDLLDIDPVPQTPVFDIGLDNRTEGDAATLTVTPVGLQERRGSNVSLTLDMCTPGCTEPYGYGAQLSPRDQTAKEYLRQGTHTLTPPMLHTRAMDDQSLQAEFYETPMNFVDPKEYNYPGLVRKNRYKTILPNTHSRVILKSLDEEDFLTTYINANYLKGYGGEECAYIATQGPTVNTVGDFWRMVWQERTPIIVMITNLEEKNEKCAEYWPEDTVTHEGIEITVVTVTQEDDYSLRVFTLKCGGEERSLRQYWYTSWPDQKTPDKAPPLLELVQEVERAREEAPPSSGPTIVHCSAGIGRTGCFIATSILCKQLRTEGVVDILRTTCQLRLDRGGMIQTCEQYQFVHHVLSLYEKQLPHTAEE; translated from the exons ATGACCCGCCGGTTGAGCAGTACCGCCCGTTCCCACACTGAGGACTCCATCTTCCTGAGGCCTGACGAGGACCCTGTCTGGCTGGATGAGCCCACAAAGACTGATAAATTAGCCGACGGAGCCCCTAAAAAAGACAGGCTCCCAAAATGCACAGACGGACCCGCAAAGGGGCAAAGCCCACAGGGAGAGGAAGTGTTTATGCACAAGGTGTACGCACTGGTGATTGAGATCCACTGCTGGGCTGCACTGTTTATCTTCTCCCAAGTCACG gGGTACTGGGTGTTTTTTGTGGTGGAAGGAAATGGACCTCTCTCTTCCATCTACAAAGCCCTGCAGGTCATCGATTTCTACCTTAGCTTCATCTTACCCTGCCACCCGATTTTTGGAACAGAC TCCATGGTGTTGATGAGGGAGGTTGTAAACACCAAAGAGCACAACTGGATTGTCCATGGAACTGCAGGCATCGGTGTGGCCATTTGTGTAATCATG GTCGTCCACATGGTGTGTAAGTGGCGTTATGGCACTCAGTTGTGGTCGTCAGGTACTGTGGTGCGGGACCTTGGTGATCGACGCCAGTCTGTGAGCCGCCAGCCCTCCTTCACTCTGTCAGAGTGGACGGATGCACAGGAGGACCTGCTGGATATAGACCCTGTGCCCCAAACACCGGTCTTCGACATAGGCCTCGACAACAGGACGGAGGGAGACGCCGCCACCCTCACTGTCACTCCTGTGGGGCTTCAGGAGAG GAGGGGCTCCAATGTTTCCCTGACCTTGGACATGTGTACGCCAGGCTGCACTGAACCCTACGGCTACGGAGCCCAGCTCTCCCCCAGAGACCAGACCGCCAAGGAGTACCTTCGACAGGGAACACACACTCTGACCCCTCCCATGCTACACACACGGGCTATGGATGACCAGAGCCTGCAGGCTGAGTTTTAT GAAACTCCCATGAACTTTGTAGACCCTAAGGAGTACAACTACCCTGGGCTGGTGAGAAAAAACCGCTACAAAACCATCTTACCCA acacacacagcagagtgaTCTTGAAGTCACTGGATGAAGAAGATTTCCTCACTACTTACATCAATGCTAATTATCTCAAA ggttaTGGGGGTGAGGAGTGTGCATACATTGCCACCCAGGGTCCCACCGTGAACACAGTGGGGGACTTCTGGAGGATGGTGTGGCAGGAGAGAACACCAATCATAGTGATGATCACCAACCTGGAAGAGAAAAATGAG AAATGTGCAGAGTACTGGCCTGAGGACACTGTGACCCATGAGGGCATCGAGATCACTGTTGTCACGGTAACCCAGGAGGATGACTACAGTCTGAGGGTGTTTACTTTGAAG TGTGGAGGAGAGGAGCGCAGTCTGCGGCAGTACTGGTACACCTCGTGGCCTGATCAGAAGACTCCAGACAAAGCTCCTCCTCTTCTGGAACTGGTGCAGGAAGTGGAAAGGGCCAGAGAAGAAGCCCCACCCTCCAGTGGCCCTACAATTGTCCACTGCAG TGCTGGAATTGGTCGAACTGGCTGCTTCATCGCCACTTCCATCCTGTGCAAGCAGCTGAGGACCGAGGGTGTGGTGGACATCCTGAGAACCACCTGCCAGCTCCGTCTGGACAG GGGCGGGATGATCCAGACATGCGAGCAGTACCAGTTCGTGCATCACGTTCTCAGCCTGTATGAGAAGCAGCTGCCTCACACTGCTGAGGAGTAG